Part of the Streptomyces sp. NBC_00457 genome, CTGACCCGCGCGATGATCGGCATCAGCGAGAAGCCCGAGCCGACCGGCATGGCCATCTGGCGCATCGCCGCACCCCGCCCGGCGAGCGTGGAGCGCACGGACCTGGCCTTCGGCGGGACCTGCTACATCGCCGGCTACTGCCCCACCAGCGAGAACACCATCTACGCCTATCTCGTCGAGGCCAACCGCGACCGCGCCTCCATCGACCCGGCCACGTACGCGGACGAGATGCGACGCCTGGCAGTCTCGTACGGCGGCGCCTGGCCCGAGATCGCCGCGAGCATCACCGACCCGGCCGAGGTCAACTACACCTGGTTCGACCGGCTGCTCGTCGAGGGTTCCTGGCACCGCGGCCGGGTCGTGCTGGTCGGCGACGCCGCCCACGCCTGCCCGCCCACTCTCGCGCAGGGCGCGGCCATGTCGCTGGAGGACGCCTCCGTGCTGGCCGAGCTGCTGAGCGCGCAGGAGTCGTGGGATTCCCTCGACTCTCTCGACAATCTGCTGACCCGGTACCACGAGCGCCGGATCGACCGTGTCCGCATGGTCGTCGAGGCCTCGGTGCAGCTCGGCCAGTGGCAGCTGGACGGCATCCGCGACGCCGACGTGCCCGGTCTGATCGGCCGCACGATGTCCGCCCTGAAGGAGACCCCGTGACGACCCCGGACACACCGAATATCTCGGCCACCCCCACCATCGACGTCCACGCGCACGTCCTGCTTCCGCAGGTCGAGGAGGCCGTCGCCGGACACCCCGGGCTGGCCGCCGCCCGCAGTCTCGACGCCCGCCGCAACGGCCCCGACGCCCTCGCCGTCAGCGGCCCGATGGTCCGCGACCGCCTCCCTCGACTGACCGACGTCAAGGCCCGGCTCACCGCGATGGACGCCTCCGGCGTCGACCTCCAACTGGTCTCGCCCTCCCCGTCGCACTACCACTACTGGGCCGACGAGGACCTGGCCCGCACGGTGTGGGAGCTGGCCAACTCCGGCACCGCCGCGCACGTCGCCCAGGCCCCCGAACGGCTCCTCGGCCTCGGTCTGGTGCCGCTCCAGCATCCGGCGCTGGCCGTGGAGGCGCTGGACCACGCCCAAGCGCAGGGGCTGCTGGGCGTGGAGATCTCCTCGCACGCGCCCGGCCTGGAGCTGTCGGACCCGGCGTACGCACCCTTCTGGACCCGCGCCGAGGAGACCGGCGCCGTGCTCTTCCTGCACCCCTTCGGCTGCACGCTCGACGAGCGCCTGGACCGCTGGTACCTGTCCAACACGGTCGGGCAGCCCACCGAGAACGCCGTCGCGCTCTCCCACCTCATCTTCTCCGGCGTGCTGGACCGCCACCCCGGCCTGAAGGTGATCGCCGCTCACGGCGGCGGCTACCTGCCCACCCACATCGGCCGCTCCGACCACGCCTGGCGGACCAGACCGGACACGCGGGGCTGCGCGTCCGAGCCGAGCAGCTACCTCAAGCGGCTGTACTTCGACTCGCTCGTCCACGACCCGCACGTCCTGCGCGAGCTGATCCGGGTGGCCGGTCCCGACCGGGTCCTGCTCGGCTCGGACTTCCCCTTCGACATGGGCACCGAGGACCCCGTCGGCGCGCTGCGCGCCCAGACGGACCTGCCCGACCCCCACTTCCACGCCGTACGCGGCGGCAACGCGGCAACGCTGCTGCGCCTCTCCTGAGGAGCCCCGACATGACCAACGACATGACCAACGAGCTGCCCAACCGTCTGCTCACCCACCTGCGGCACGTCGACCTCGCCGTGCCCGACTACGACAAGCAGCTCGACTTCTACGCCGGAGTCTGGGGCCTGACCAAGGTCGCCGAGGACTCGGGTATCTCCTTCCTGGCCGCCGAGGGCAGCCCCGAGCAGTACGTCGTACGGCTCCGCAAGGCCGACGAGAAGCGGCTCGACCTCGTCTCCTACGGCACCGCGTCGGCCGCCCACGTGGACACGCTCGCCGAGCAACTCCTCGCAGACGGCGTGCGGTTGATCTCGCAGCCGGGCAAGGTCGACACCCCCGGCGGGGGCTACGGCTTCCGCTTCTTCGACGGCGACGGCCGCACCATCGAGGTCTCGGCGGAGGTCGAGGCCCGGCAGCACCGGCGTATCGAGGAGAAGGAGGCCATCCCGGTCCGCCTCTCGCACGTCGTCCTCAACTCCCCCGACCTGGACGGCACCCGCACCTGGTACGAACGCCACCTCGGCTTCCGGCTGTCCGACACGCTCAGCTCCCCGCACATGGGCGAGGTCATGCACTTCATGCGGATCAGCAGCCAGCACCACTCGATGGCCCTCGCCAAGGGGCCGCACACCTCCCTGCACCACGTCTCGTTCGAGATGCGCGGCCTGGACGAGTACATGCGCGGCTCGGGACGCGTGATGCGCTCCGGTGCCCGCAAGGTCTGGGGCCCGGGCCGCCACATGGCCGGCGACAACACCTTCACGTACTTCCTCGACCCGCACGGCAACACCGTCGAGTACACAACGGAGTTGGAGGAGCTCGATGAGGACACGTGGCATCCGCACGTCTACGACTTCTCCCGGCCCGAGGTCACCGACCAGTGGGGCACGGCGAACCCGATGAACGAACTGATCGCCAAGGAGTCCTTCAACGACGTCGACCCCGGCGTCTTCGTCGCCCCGCCGGTCTGAGCCCCAGGACTGCCATGCGCTTCGCCACGTACGAACACCACGGCCGCCGCAGCATCGCCACCGTGGATGACGACGGCACCCTCTACCCCATCCCCATCCCCATCCCCGGCCACGCCTCGCTGCTCGACCTGCTCCGGGCGGGCCCCGCGGCCCTGCGCGAGGCGGGCAACGCCACGCCGGCCGCGCCGGGCGGCACGCATGTCTCGCAGGTGCGGCTGCTGCCGCCTCTCCAGCCACCGTCCGTACGGGACTTCGTCACCTTCGAGGAACACGTCGAGGGCGTACGACGCAGCATCGACAACACGGCCGGGGTCCCCGACGCCTGGTACGACGCGCCGACCTTCTACTTCACCAATCCGTACGCCGTGATCGGCGCGCACGACGACGTGCCCGTGCCGCCCGGCTCCTCGGTCCTGGACTTCGAACTCGAAGTCGCCGCCGTCATCGGCCGCGAGGGCCGCGACCTGACACCCGAGCGGGCCCGCGACCACATCATCGGCTACACGATCTTCAACGACTGGTCCGCCCGTGACCTTCAATCCGCGGAAATGAAGGTGGGGTTGGGCCCCTGC contains:
- a CDS encoding FAD-dependent oxidoreductase, whose protein sequence is MTDPRPRTVLVIGGGASGNAVTVLLRRAGIAVDLIEAKPDWNVLGSGITLQGNALRVLRELGVWDKVQESGYAFDSVGLATPDGHVVHVQQDIRTGGEDLPATIGMQRPRLQEILCEAVRESGAHVRLGTTADELVQDDTGVTARFSDGTEGHYDLVVAADGLNSLTRAMIGISEKPEPTGMAIWRIAAPRPASVERTDLAFGGTCYIAGYCPTSENTIYAYLVEANRDRASIDPATYADEMRRLAVSYGGAWPEIAASITDPAEVNYTWFDRLLVEGSWHRGRVVLVGDAAHACPPTLAQGAAMSLEDASVLAELLSAQESWDSLDSLDNLLTRYHERRIDRVRMVVEASVQLGQWQLDGIRDADVPGLIGRTMSALKETP
- a CDS encoding amidohydrolase family protein; this encodes MTTPDTPNISATPTIDVHAHVLLPQVEEAVAGHPGLAAARSLDARRNGPDALAVSGPMVRDRLPRLTDVKARLTAMDASGVDLQLVSPSPSHYHYWADEDLARTVWELANSGTAAHVAQAPERLLGLGLVPLQHPALAVEALDHAQAQGLLGVEISSHAPGLELSDPAYAPFWTRAEETGAVLFLHPFGCTLDERLDRWYLSNTVGQPTENAVALSHLIFSGVLDRHPGLKVIAAHGGGYLPTHIGRSDHAWRTRPDTRGCASEPSSYLKRLYFDSLVHDPHVLRELIRVAGPDRVLLGSDFPFDMGTEDPVGALRAQTDLPDPHFHAVRGGNAATLLRLS
- a CDS encoding VOC family protein: MTNDMTNELPNRLLTHLRHVDLAVPDYDKQLDFYAGVWGLTKVAEDSGISFLAAEGSPEQYVVRLRKADEKRLDLVSYGTASAAHVDTLAEQLLADGVRLISQPGKVDTPGGGYGFRFFDGDGRTIEVSAEVEARQHRRIEEKEAIPVRLSHVVLNSPDLDGTRTWYERHLGFRLSDTLSSPHMGEVMHFMRISSQHHSMALAKGPHTSLHHVSFEMRGLDEYMRGSGRVMRSGARKVWGPGRHMAGDNTFTYFLDPHGNTVEYTTELEELDEDTWHPHVYDFSRPEVTDQWGTANPMNELIAKESFNDVDPGVFVAPPV
- a CDS encoding fumarylacetoacetate hydrolase family protein, with the protein product MRFATYEHHGRRSIATVDDDGTLYPIPIPIPGHASLLDLLRAGPAALREAGNATPAAPGGTHVSQVRLLPPLQPPSVRDFVTFEEHVEGVRRSIDNTAGVPDAWYDAPTFYFTNPYAVIGAHDDVPVPPGSSVLDFELEVAAVIGREGRDLTPERARDHIIGYTIFNDWSARDLQSAEMKVGLGPCKGKDTAATLGPYLVTTDELEPYRDTDGFLRLTLTAAVNGEVVGKDLLSNMSWTFEEMVAYASRGTYVRPGDVLGSGTCGNGGCLAELWGVRGRQDPPPLKPGDTVTLTVEGIGTVSNTVVPGDGPVPVHRARKRPRLRP